One genomic window of Serinus canaria isolate serCan28SL12 chromosome 4, serCan2020, whole genome shotgun sequence includes the following:
- the MAB21L2 gene encoding protein mab-21-like 2 codes for MIAAQAKLVYQLNKYYTERCQARKAAIAKTIREVCKVVSDVLKEVEVQEPRFISSLSEIDARYEGLEVISPTEFEVVLYLNQMGVFNFVDDGSLPGCAVLKLSDGRKRSMSLWVEFITASGYLSARKIRSRFQTLVAQAVDKCSYRDVVKMIADTSEVKLRIRERYVVQITPAFKCTGIWPRSAAQWPMPHIPWPGPNRVAEVKAEGFNLLSKECYSLTGKQSSAESDAWVLQFGEAENRLLMGGCRNKCLSVLKTLRDRHLELPGQPLNNYHMKTLLLYECEKHPRETDWDEACLGDRLNGILLQLISCLQCRRCPHYFLPNLDLFQGKPHSALESAAKQTWRLAREILTNPKSLDKL; via the coding sequence ATGATCGCCGCGCAGGCCAAGCTGGTCTACCAGCTCAACAAATACTACACGGAGCGCTGCCAGGCGCGCAAGGCGGCCATCGCCAAGACCATCCGGGAGGTGTGCAAGGTCGTGTCGGACGTGCTGAAGGAGGTGGAGGTGCAGGAGCCGCGCTTCATCAGCTCCCTAAGCGAGATCGACGCCCGCTACGAGGGGCTGGAGGTGATCTCGCCCACCGAGTTCGAGGTGGTGCTCTACCTCAACCAGATGGGCGTCTTCAACTTCGTGGACGACGGCTCCCTGCCGGGCTGCGCTGTGCTCAAGCTGAGCGACGGCCGCAAGCGCAGCATGTCCCTCTGGGTGGAGTTCATCACCGCCTCGGGCTACCTGTCCGCCCGCAAGATCCGCTCCCGCTTCCAGACGCTGGTGGCTCAGGCCGTGGACAAGTGCAGCTACCGGGACGTGGTGAAGATGATCGCGGACACGAGCGAGGTGAAGCTCCGTATCCGGGAGCGGTACGTGGTGCAGATCACGCCCGCCTTCAAGTGCACCGGGATCTGGCCGCGCAGCGCGGCGCAGTGGCCCATGCCCCACATCCCCTGGCCCGGCCCCAACCGGGTGGCGGAGGTGAAGGCGGAGGGCTTCAACTTGCTCTCCAAGGAGTGCTACTCGCTGACGGGCAAACAGAGCTCGGCCGAGAGCGACGCGTGGGTGCTGCAGTTCGGCGAGGCCGAGAACCGGCTGCTGATGGGCGGCTGCAGGAACAAGTGCCTGTCGGTGCTGAAGACGCTGCGCGACcggcacctggagctgcccgGGCAGCCCCTCAACAACTACCACATGAAGACGCTGCTGCTGTATGAGTGCGAGAAACACCCGCGGGAGACCGACTGGGACGAGGCGTGCCTGGGCGACCGGCTGAACGgcatcctcctgcagctcatctcctgcctgcagtgccGGCGCTGCCCCCACTACTTCCTGCCCAACCTAGACCTCTTTCAGGGCAAACCCCACTCGGCCCTGGAAAGCGCTGCCAAACAGACCTGGAGGCTAGCCAGAGAAATCCTCACCAATCCCAAAAGCCTCGACAAGCTATAG